A window from Roseburia sp. 499 encodes these proteins:
- a CDS encoding methyl-accepting chemotaxis protein: protein MKMKWKLVGMVLLPMVIASILIAGISLVLVQNFLDEEQASTLKVALEGYNEDVNAFQNQNVDITVFEGDTRTQSSIQGVEGTKASEEVIKVVLEEGKEFFDTDVDVHGIAYYGYYIPTENGMLFAGTPQAIVEDNVSKMTGYVLFITNVCVLTFGIAGYLIASRMAKQIKGATTNLVSIANGNLAIEKESRVSKSKDEISEINKSTRHMAEELSGIIKAATNIGNDVSASSEELSTTSDTTLSAMNEVSKAIEEIATGLQGQSESVQSIAENINSMNEDVDRIKTSANDISDCSERLDGGSNLVKEKITSMSESNQKVNSSIGGISDKIQSITEVIESVKGIVSVIGEISSQTKLLSLNASIEAARAGEAGKGFAVVADSISNLSEDTSQQVDEITNIINTLVQDFDECIKTIDSTVADGEEQKENLEHVMEEFEKLSLEIEETSNKVHLISKAVDKTVEGMTQISHEIEELSSISENSAASTQEVNASVEEVNALMNGVAATATELSSKAEELNQELKFFKL from the coding sequence ATGAAGATGAAATGGAAATTGGTAGGAATGGTACTACTCCCGATGGTGATAGCTAGTATATTAATAGCTGGAATTTCTTTAGTTCTGGTACAAAATTTTCTGGATGAGGAGCAGGCGTCAACACTAAAAGTGGCGTTGGAGGGGTATAATGAAGATGTAAATGCCTTTCAAAATCAGAATGTGGATATTACAGTGTTTGAAGGGGATACCAGAACACAGAGTTCTATCCAGGGGGTAGAGGGGACAAAAGCAAGTGAGGAAGTTATAAAGGTTGTCTTAGAGGAAGGAAAGGAGTTCTTTGATACGGATGTTGACGTTCATGGTATTGCTTACTATGGCTATTATATTCCAACAGAGAATGGAATGCTGTTTGCAGGTACGCCCCAAGCAATTGTAGAAGACAATGTAAGTAAGATGACAGGATATGTGCTTTTTATTACGAATGTGTGTGTACTGACTTTTGGAATCGCTGGATATCTGATTGCCAGCCGTATGGCAAAACAGATTAAAGGAGCGACAACGAATCTTGTAAGCATTGCAAATGGTAATTTAGCAATTGAAAAAGAGAGTCGTGTTAGCAAATCAAAGGATGAAATTAGTGAGATTAACAAGTCCACAAGACATATGGCAGAGGAATTATCAGGTATAATCAAGGCTGCCACAAATATAGGAAATGACGTAAGCGCTTCGTCAGAAGAATTAAGTACAACATCTGATACAACATTATCAGCAATGAACGAGGTATCAAAAGCAATAGAAGAAATTGCTACCGGATTACAGGGACAGTCCGAATCGGTCCAGAGTATAGCAGAAAATATCAATAGTATGAATGAGGATGTTGATAGAATCAAGACATCTGCTAATGATATTTCTGATTGTTCTGAGAGACTTGATGGTGGAAGTAATCTTGTGAAAGAAAAGATAACAAGTATGTCGGAGAGTAATCAAAAGGTTAATAGTAGTATAGGAGGAATCTCAGATAAGATTCAATCTATTACGGAAGTAATTGAAAGCGTAAAAGGAATTGTTTCTGTGATTGGTGAAATTTCTTCACAGACCAAACTATTAAGTCTTAATGCCTCTATTGAAGCAGCTAGGGCGGGAGAAGCAGGCAAAGGATTTGCTGTTGTGGCTGATTCAATTAGTAACCTAAGTGAAGATACTTCTCAGCAGGTAGATGAGATAACAAATATTATAAATACATTGGTACAGGATTTTGATGAGTGCATTAAAACGATTGATAGTACAGTTGCCGATGGTGAGGAACAAAAAGAAAATCTTGAACATGTAATGGAAGAATTTGAAAAGTTATCGCTGGAGATAGAGGAAACTTCAAACAAAGTACACCTGATTAGCAAAGCAGTTGATAAAACAGTAGAGGGAATGACACAGATTTCACATGAGATAGAAGAGTTGAGTTCCATTAGTGAGAATTCAGCGGCAAGTACCCAAGAGGTAAATGCAAGTGTGGAAGAGGTAAATGCTTTGATGAATGGTGTAGCAGCGACTGCAACAGAATTAAGTTCCAAAGCAGAAGAACTGAATCAAGAGTTGAAATTTTTCAAATTATAA